The Deltaproteobacteria bacterium genome contains a region encoding:
- a CDS encoding phosphoribosylglycinamide formyltransferase has translation MSKKVLIGVLASGSGSNLQSIIDHIEAGRLDATIRVVISNNPDAYALTRAQIHEIPTVVIRHRGFPTREAFDRNMAETLKAFGVELVVMAGFMRVLSPQFLKTFPRRVINIHPALLPSFPGLQGQKQALDHGVKFSGCTVHFADEGVDSGPIIIQAVVPVLETDTEDTLAERILREEHRIYPQAIQLYAEGRIIIQNRHVKIRDLHEGDIRPIHNPPLEKF, from the coding sequence ATGTCGAAAAAGGTCCTTATCGGTGTCCTGGCTTCCGGCAGTGGATCCAACCTCCAGTCGATCATCGACCACATTGAGGCGGGACGACTTGATGCAACAATCCGCGTGGTCATCTCGAACAATCCCGACGCCTATGCTTTAACCCGAGCACAAATTCATGAAATCCCCACCGTCGTCATCCGGCACCGGGGATTCCCCACCCGGGAGGCCTTCGACCGGAACATGGCGGAGACCTTGAAGGCCTTTGGCGTCGAACTGGTCGTCATGGCCGGGTTCATGCGGGTTCTATCTCCTCAATTCCTGAAAACTTTTCCCCGTCGGGTCATCAACATCCATCCGGCGCTTCTTCCTTCCTTTCCCGGTCTCCAAGGTCAGAAACAGGCCCTCGATCACGGTGTCAAATTTTCCGGATGCACGGTCCACTTCGCCGATGAGGGTGTCGATTCAGGACCGATCATCATCCAGGCCGTTGTCCCCGTTCTGGAAACGGACACGGAGGATACCCTGGCGGAGCGCATCCTCCGCGAGGAGCACCGCATCTACCCGCAGGCGATTCAATTGTATGCGGAAGGCCGCATCATCATTCAAAACCGGCATGTGAAAATCAGGGATTTACATGAAGGGGATATCCGTCCGATACACAACCCCCCTCTCGAAAAATTCTAA
- a CDS encoding TonB C-terminal domain-containing protein: MTDPIDTITLDPGLVESIDHLRARSYEKPALGSVLVSSIMIHALFLSLVLFRPMTTAMKLTLGPYYTVDLVRDVEVSGRRLNQSTFSRDMKELLGDQSGTVLKKKADTLELPPISRLDSGKKPSQDVAEAIEELRRKMAGDSPPKRPPAVTDAPASTGSSAALDEMNAYYGAVWSRIRTKWAFPGGILPGNDLVAVVHVRIMKNGAIEGVALEKRSANAFFNESAVKAVKKAAPFPPFPVWMRDSSIEVGIRFHSSQLNMR, encoded by the coding sequence ATGACGGATCCGATTGATACGATTACGCTTGATCCGGGTCTGGTGGAATCCATAGATCACCTGCGGGCGCGTTCCTACGAGAAGCCGGCCCTGGGTTCGGTGTTGGTCTCCTCCATAATGATCCATGCGCTTTTCCTCTCCCTGGTCCTGTTCCGTCCCATGACAACGGCGATGAAACTGACCTTGGGCCCATACTATACAGTCGATCTGGTGCGTGACGTCGAGGTTTCCGGTCGCCGTCTCAATCAGAGTACTTTCTCCAGAGATATGAAAGAACTCCTCGGTGACCAAAGCGGGACGGTGCTGAAAAAAAAGGCGGACACCCTCGAATTGCCGCCGATCAGCAGGCTCGACAGCGGGAAAAAACCGTCGCAGGATGTTGCCGAGGCCATTGAGGAGCTGCGGCGTAAAATGGCAGGGGACAGCCCACCAAAAAGGCCTCCTGCCGTCACCGACGCCCCGGCGTCAACCGGCTCTTCCGCAGCTTTGGACGAGATGAACGCCTACTACGGGGCGGTCTGGTCCCGAATCAGGACGAAATGGGCTTTCCCCGGCGGAATTCTCCCGGGAAACGACCTGGTTGCCGTGGTGCATGTCCGAATCATGAAAAATGGGGCAATTGAGGGGGTTGCCCTGGAAAAACGTTCGGCAAATGCATTTTTCAATGAATCGGCGGTCAAGGCAGTAAAAAAGGCGGCACCGTTTCCTCCCTTTCCTGTCTGGATGAGGGATTCCAGTATCGAAGTGGGGATCCGGTTCCATTCGTCTCAACTCAATATGAGATAG
- a CDS encoding Tol-Pal system beta propeller repeat protein TolB, with protein sequence MTDYFQIKDRRAFLESSAVSRADPFKVFFPDWTTIGVDFLVKGVFSLQGNSWATEIRVFDTIKAQEVFRKTYRGTQEGKSRLAQAMAEDILFALTGTRGLFDSKITFTQKTPLGSEIYAIPFDGSPPAPLTKEYALVVSPHWSPDGRYLSYTSYRSKTQAVYIKDVERKTTRRVSPYPGINLAGPWSPDGTKMLLTLSRDGNGEIYTLEIATGKLARITRHFAIDVSPVWSPDGKQIAFVSDRSGSPQIYIMNADGSGIRRLTDEGAYNTSPAWSPRGDRIAYESRTNQGFQIFTVNTQGEDIRAMTSAEKGIHEKPAWSPDGRYLAVISRQGRRHRLVIISVSSSTTRKIYETDRKCSGLDWTR encoded by the coding sequence ATGACGGACTATTTCCAGATCAAGGATCGTCGGGCCTTCCTTGAGTCCTCCGCGGTTTCCCGGGCCGACCCCTTCAAGGTATTTTTCCCCGACTGGACGACAATCGGCGTCGATTTTCTGGTCAAGGGCGTTTTTTCCCTGCAGGGAAACTCATGGGCCACGGAGATCCGTGTTTTCGACACCATCAAGGCGCAGGAAGTGTTTCGTAAAACATATCGGGGCACGCAGGAGGGAAAATCACGGCTGGCCCAGGCGATGGCGGAGGACATCCTGTTTGCCCTGACGGGAACCAGAGGGTTGTTTGATTCAAAGATCACGTTCACGCAAAAGACACCCCTCGGGTCGGAGATTTATGCCATCCCCTTCGACGGTTCACCACCGGCTCCCCTGACGAAGGAGTATGCCCTGGTGGTATCGCCCCACTGGTCTCCGGACGGCCGCTACCTTTCCTATACATCCTACCGAAGCAAGACCCAGGCGGTCTATATCAAGGATGTGGAGCGAAAAACGACCAGACGGGTTTCACCTTATCCGGGAATAAATCTGGCCGGTCCCTGGTCTCCGGACGGAACGAAAATGTTGTTGACCCTGAGTCGGGACGGAAACGGGGAAATTTACACTCTGGAGATTGCCACAGGTAAGCTGGCCCGGATAACCCGGCATTTTGCCATTGACGTTTCTCCCGTCTGGTCTCCCGATGGGAAGCAGATCGCTTTCGTTTCAGACCGGTCCGGATCACCCCAGATTTATATCATGAACGCGGACGGCAGCGGGATCCGAAGGCTGACCGACGAAGGGGCATACAACACGTCCCCCGCCTGGTCACCCAGGGGTGACCGGATTGCCTACGAGAGCCGGACAAATCAGGGGTTTCAAATCTTCACGGTGAACACGCAGGGCGAAGACATTAGGGCGATGACGTCGGCGGAAAAAGGAATTCACGAAAAGCCGGCCTGGTCTCCGGACGGCCGCTATTTGGCGGTCATATCGCGGCAGGGGAGACGCCATCGGCTGGTCATCATTTCAGTCAGCAGTTCCACAACGCGGAAGATTTATGAAACGGACCGGAAGTGCAGCGGCCTGGACTGGACGCGCTGA
- the ybgF gene encoding tol-pal system protein YbgF, protein MKRTLSAISFCVLMALIAGCAMQSDLNRLTHQLQEHQRQTDEYLKAHQEMLDRMEESVTSLHKGQADVGVEMMSLKEYLQEVQGLSDKWRKDLTLRLSRKDEETRELREKQDRFVLRLNFLETYLGVVEKDTKSENGDRNKPSNGVTKDTPKVFSDKDQVYAAAYDLFKEGIYEKARAQFRDFLKNYPNTEYSDNAQFWIGECYYFEGNYEQAILEYDKVTKNYPNGDKVSQALLKQGLAFVSMGDKVSGRLILQQVIKNYPNTSQARVARSKLLELK, encoded by the coding sequence TTGAAGAGAACCCTGAGTGCAATCTCGTTTTGTGTCCTCATGGCTTTGATTGCCGGATGTGCGATGCAAAGTGATCTCAACCGTCTGACCCATCAGCTTCAGGAGCATCAGAGGCAGACAGACGAGTACCTCAAAGCGCATCAGGAGATGCTCGATCGTATGGAGGAATCGGTGACGTCCCTGCATAAAGGGCAGGCCGACGTCGGTGTCGAAATGATGTCCCTGAAAGAGTATCTGCAAGAAGTTCAGGGGTTGAGTGACAAGTGGCGAAAGGATCTGACCCTCCGTTTGAGCCGCAAGGATGAGGAAACCAGGGAGCTCAGAGAGAAACAGGACCGCTTTGTTCTGCGACTCAATTTTCTGGAAACCTACCTGGGTGTGGTGGAAAAGGACACCAAAAGCGAGAACGGGGACAGGAATAAACCGTCAAACGGTGTGACAAAAGATACGCCCAAGGTGTTTTCCGACAAGGATCAGGTTTATGCGGCGGCCTATGATCTATTCAAGGAAGGGATTTACGAAAAGGCCCGGGCACAGTTTCGGGACTTCCTGAAAAATTACCCCAATACGGAGTATTCCGATAACGCTCAGTTCTGGATCGGCGAATGCTACTATTTTGAAGGAAACTATGAGCAGGCCATCCTCGAATACGACAAGGTCACAAAGAATTACCCGAACGGCGACAAGGTGTCGCAAGCCCTCCTGAAGCAGGGACTTGCGTTCGTCAGCATGGGGGATAAAGTCAGTGGGCGATTGATCCTGCAGCAGGTCATCAAGAATTATCCCAATACAAGCCAGGCACGGGTAGCCCGTTCCAAACTGCTGGAATTGAAATAA
- the recG gene encoding ATP-dependent DNA helicase RecG, with translation MAKLLAQLSLALRQFDGLAGSREIGRMFMSWKAVFRHFDSLSLEEKKERVETALDLHRDISQHLRHHFVEQPETLTLLHEQLRRDMEHNLKRLALPVQYVRGVGPRISQLLAKKNLSHVEDLLYFFPHRYEDRRFVKSIAETEVGRRETIVGTAARVDMHRYGRKPVFEVGFHDGSGTLSAKWFRGRPAYLKNVFKTGRRYILSGEITRYFDGKTMIHPDFELFEDEGDDLLHFKRIVPVYSETEGLRQKSLRRVMMDVVEHYASNLMSPIPEDICRRRRLMDMDRAIRDVHFPPQDADFRLLNDMRSEAHRRLIYDEFFFFQLGMAVKKKGTVLQSGIAFKTGGSLVRRFLGLLPYELTGAQKRVIAEIEADMGRNCPMNRLLQGDVGSGKTVVSLVAMLTACDNGCQAVIMVPTEILAEQHHRGIGPWMEELGVKTALLTGSIGAAERRTMLEAIRDGTIQIVIGTHALFSRDTAFANLGLVVIDEQHRFGVIQRASIREKGLNPDVLVMTATPIPRTLAMTVYGDLDVSVIDELPPGQKPIRTKLVYEQQREKVYEAARKELARGNQVFVVYPLVEESETLDLKDATRMAEHLGNEVFPDESVGLIHGKLKAARREEIMTAFQSGQIRILVATTVIEVGIDVPRASLMIIEHAERFGLSQLHQLRGRVGRSDIPSTCILLVQKTGSEDARRRLKAMIESQDGFHNAEADLSIRGPGEFMGTRQSGMPDFRVASIVRDGKILGEAKKDAFDLIETDPDLGKDEHFFLREVLKRRWQGRLDIAKTA, from the coding sequence ATGGCGAAGCTCCTGGCCCAACTAAGCCTTGCCCTTCGCCAGTTCGACGGGTTAGCAGGGAGTCGCGAAATAGGACGTATGTTCATGTCCTGGAAAGCCGTTTTCCGGCACTTTGACAGCCTGTCCCTGGAGGAGAAAAAAGAGCGGGTTGAAACGGCCCTCGATCTTCATCGAGACATATCACAGCATCTTCGGCACCATTTCGTGGAACAACCGGAGACTTTGACGCTTTTACATGAGCAACTCCGTCGGGATATGGAACACAATCTGAAAAGGCTCGCCTTGCCCGTCCAGTACGTCCGGGGGGTGGGCCCCCGGATATCCCAGTTGCTGGCAAAGAAAAACCTCAGCCATGTCGAAGACCTGCTTTATTTTTTCCCCCATCGCTATGAGGACCGCCGGTTTGTCAAATCCATCGCGGAAACGGAGGTCGGACGGCGGGAAACCATTGTGGGGACGGCGGCCCGTGTGGACATGCACAGGTACGGGAGGAAGCCGGTATTTGAGGTTGGTTTTCATGACGGATCCGGAACGCTGTCGGCGAAATGGTTCCGGGGCCGGCCTGCCTACCTGAAAAACGTATTCAAAACCGGGCGGCGCTATATCCTCTCCGGTGAAATAACCCGTTATTTTGACGGGAAAACCATGATTCATCCCGATTTTGAGCTGTTCGAAGATGAGGGAGACGACCTGCTGCATTTCAAACGGATTGTTCCCGTTTATTCGGAAACGGAGGGTCTTCGTCAGAAATCCCTCCGCCGGGTCATGATGGATGTGGTGGAACATTATGCGTCAAATCTCATGAGTCCCATACCCGAAGACATCTGCCGGCGTCGCCGGCTGATGGATATGGATCGCGCCATCCGGGACGTTCATTTTCCGCCACAGGATGCGGATTTTCGCCTTCTCAACGACATGCGTTCCGAAGCACACCGGCGTCTGATTTACGATGAGTTCTTTTTTTTCCAACTGGGAATGGCAGTCAAGAAGAAAGGGACGGTCCTGCAATCGGGAATTGCCTTCAAAACGGGGGGCAGTCTCGTGCGGCGATTTTTGGGTCTGCTTCCCTATGAACTGACAGGTGCCCAGAAGCGGGTCATTGCCGAAATCGAGGCGGATATGGGGCGGAATTGCCCCATGAACCGACTGCTGCAGGGTGACGTCGGCTCCGGGAAAACCGTGGTTTCTCTGGTGGCAATGCTGACCGCCTGTGACAATGGCTGCCAGGCGGTGATCATGGTGCCGACGGAAATCCTGGCGGAACAGCACCATCGGGGTATCGGCCCTTGGATGGAGGAATTGGGGGTGAAAACGGCCCTCCTTACGGGCAGTATCGGTGCCGCGGAAAGAAGAACCATGCTGGAGGCTATTCGGGACGGGACCATTCAAATCGTGATCGGTACCCATGCCCTCTTTTCCCGGGATACGGCATTTGCCAATCTCGGACTGGTCGTGATCGACGAACAGCATCGCTTCGGTGTTATTCAGCGGGCCTCCATTCGGGAGAAGGGCTTGAACCCCGATGTTCTGGTGATGACGGCGACCCCGATTCCCCGGACCCTGGCCATGACGGTTTACGGTGACCTGGACGTGTCCGTCATCGACGAACTTCCGCCGGGGCAAAAGCCGATCCGCACGAAGCTCGTCTATGAACAGCAGCGCGAAAAGGTCTATGAGGCGGCCCGCAAGGAACTGGCCCGGGGCAATCAAGTCTTTGTGGTCTATCCGCTGGTCGAGGAATCGGAAACCCTTGATTTGAAGGATGCAACACGCATGGCGGAACATTTGGGGAACGAGGTTTTTCCGGATGAGTCCGTCGGCCTCATCCACGGGAAACTCAAAGCCGCCCGGCGGGAAGAGATCATGACGGCTTTTCAATCCGGCCAGATCCGGATCCTGGTGGCCACGACGGTCATTGAGGTCGGTATCGATGTGCCCCGGGCGTCACTGATGATTATCGAGCATGCGGAACGATTCGGCCTTTCCCAACTGCACCAGTTGCGCGGCCGGGTCGGACGGAGTGATATTCCTTCAACCTGTATTCTTCTGGTGCAGAAAACCGGATCCGAAGATGCCCGACGCCGCTTGAAAGCCATGATCGAATCCCAGGATGGATTTCACAACGCCGAGGCGGATCTGTCGATTCGCGGTCCCGGCGAATTCATGGGGACCCGGCAATCGGGAATGCCCGATTTTCGGGTGGCCAGTATTGTCCGGGACGGGAAAATTCTCGGTGAAGCCAAAAAGGATGCTTTCGATCTGATCGAAACGGATCCGGATTTGGGAAAAGACGAACATTTTTTCCTGAGGGAAGTGCTGAAGAGACGATGGCAAGGCAGGCTGGACATTGCTAAAACCGCCTGA
- a CDS encoding cofactor-independent phosphoglycerate mutase, with protein sequence MKYIVLLGDGMGDYPLTELGDQTPLEYARTPNMDLMAREGTIGLIDTIPEGFTPGSDVANLSVLGYDPHEYYSGRAPLEAASMGIHLGSDDVAFRCNLVTLTDGPDARMDDFTADHISSAEAKALILELQAELGNETFRFYPGVGYRHLLVWRGGDPSSKTTPPHDITGKKTAPHLPVGSTSDVLIDFMERAKPVLRNHPVNRNRLSRGRKAANAIWLWGQGKAPAMAPLTETYHIRGGVISAVDLLNGIGVYAGLEVLRVEGATGYIDTNYRGKGEKALECLQERDFVFVHVEAPDEMGHEGNVQGKVKAIENFDEAVVGTVLNGLNAFDAWRILVLCDHPTPIVRRTHTADPSPFVILSSLGNENRKNGAAYTEREAKNGGILVSPGYRLMNLFIRDWGRFVEA encoded by the coding sequence ATGAAATACATCGTGTTGTTGGGAGACGGCATGGGTGATTACCCCCTGACCGAACTCGGTGATCAAACCCCCCTGGAGTATGCCAGGACGCCGAATATGGATCTCATGGCAAGGGAGGGTACCATCGGCTTGATCGATACCATTCCCGAGGGTTTCACCCCCGGGAGCGATGTGGCGAACCTGAGTGTTCTGGGTTACGACCCCCATGAATATTACTCCGGACGGGCGCCTTTGGAAGCCGCCAGCATGGGGATTCATCTCGGTTCCGATGACGTCGCGTTCCGGTGCAACCTGGTGACTTTAACGGACGGACCCGATGCCCGGATGGATGATTTCACCGCTGATCATATCAGCTCCGCCGAGGCGAAAGCGCTTATCCTGGAGCTTCAGGCGGAACTGGGGAATGAAACCTTCCGATTTTATCCCGGTGTGGGTTACCGTCATTTGCTGGTGTGGCGTGGAGGGGATCCTTCGTCAAAAACCACGCCGCCCCATGATATTACCGGTAAGAAAACCGCACCTCATCTGCCCGTCGGGAGTACGAGTGACGTGCTGATCGATTTCATGGAGAGGGCGAAACCCGTTTTGCGAAATCACCCGGTAAATCGGAACCGCCTGTCCAGGGGCAGGAAAGCCGCCAACGCCATCTGGCTTTGGGGGCAGGGTAAGGCTCCGGCTATGGCGCCTCTGACGGAGACGTACCATATTCGGGGCGGAGTCATCTCGGCGGTGGACCTGTTGAACGGAATCGGCGTGTACGCCGGACTGGAAGTGCTGCGTGTCGAAGGCGCCACGGGTTACATCGATACGAACTACCGGGGTAAAGGTGAAAAGGCCCTGGAATGTCTCCAGGAGCGGGATTTTGTTTTTGTCCACGTTGAGGCCCCCGATGAAATGGGGCACGAAGGCAATGTTCAGGGCAAGGTCAAGGCCATTGAAAACTTTGACGAGGCCGTTGTGGGGACCGTCCTGAATGGGCTGAACGCTTTCGATGCCTGGCGTATTTTGGTTCTTTGCGACCATCCGACGCCGATTGTCCGGCGCACCCATACGGCAGACCCCAGCCCCTTTGTCATCCTGTCGTCCCTGGGGAATGAGAATCGGAAAAACGGTGCGGCTTACACGGAAAGAGAGGCGAAGAATGGGGGGATTCTCGTGTCGCCCGGTTATCGGTTGATGAACCTCTTTATCAGGGACTGGGGCCGGTTCGTTGAAGCGTAA
- a CDS encoding homoserine dehydrogenase: MKESISIGLIGFGTVGCGVVKLLQEEKDLFEKRVGARLVLQKVADLDISTPRPVVPEPGCLTTDAGEVIANPEIDIVVELMGGYEPAHSFLVEAIRAKKHVVTANKALIATHGNDLFRIAEENGVDIGFEASVGGTIPIIRTIKESLVANRIESIFGIMNGTSNFILTKMTDDGESFAVVLKEAQRLGFAEADPTFDVEGIDASHKLAILVSLAYGKNVSLEEIYVEGITGITEQDIAFARELGYRIKLLGIAVDRGDAVEARVHPTMIPFSHLLANVNTNYNAFHIVGSASGPIFLYGQGAGMMPTASAVMSDIVDIARNIRKGTGCRVPARSVREKDMSEIRLRPFDEVRSNYYFRFTAVDRPGVLSKISGILGERNISISTVIQKGRTKEGAVPVVMTTYKARERDVREALQAIDRLDVVLDKTVLIRVEDDEL; encoded by the coding sequence ATGAAAGAGTCGATATCGATAGGCTTGATCGGTTTCGGTACCGTCGGTTGCGGTGTGGTAAAGCTGTTGCAGGAAGAAAAGGACCTTTTTGAAAAACGTGTCGGTGCCCGGCTCGTCTTACAAAAGGTGGCCGATCTCGATATCTCAACACCCCGGCCGGTGGTGCCGGAACCGGGATGCCTGACGACGGATGCCGGGGAAGTCATTGCCAACCCGGAGATCGATATTGTCGTGGAACTCATGGGAGGCTATGAGCCGGCCCATTCCTTTCTTGTGGAAGCCATCAGGGCGAAAAAGCATGTCGTGACGGCGAACAAGGCCCTCATCGCCACACATGGAAACGACCTTTTCCGTATAGCCGAAGAAAACGGGGTGGATATCGGTTTCGAAGCCAGTGTGGGCGGAACGATTCCGATCATCAGGACCATCAAGGAAAGCCTCGTTGCCAACCGTATCGAATCGATTTTCGGCATCATGAACGGTACGTCCAATTTCATCCTGACCAAGATGACCGACGACGGAGAAAGTTTTGCCGTTGTTCTCAAGGAAGCCCAGCGTCTCGGGTTTGCCGAGGCCGATCCGACGTTCGACGTCGAGGGAATCGATGCATCCCACAAGCTGGCGATTCTGGTTTCTCTGGCATACGGCAAGAATGTAAGCCTCGAGGAGATCTATGTCGAGGGCATTACGGGTATTACGGAGCAGGATATCGCTTTTGCAAGGGAGCTGGGGTATCGGATCAAGCTGCTGGGCATCGCTGTCGATCGCGGCGATGCCGTTGAAGCCCGGGTTCATCCGACGATGATTCCCTTCAGTCACCTCCTGGCGAATGTGAACACGAATTACAATGCCTTTCATATCGTCGGGAGCGCTTCCGGTCCGATTTTTCTGTACGGGCAAGGGGCGGGCATGATGCCCACGGCATCGGCCGTGATGAGTGATATCGTTGATATCGCACGGAATATCCGTAAAGGTACCGGCTGTCGCGTGCCGGCCCGTTCGGTCCGGGAAAAGGACATGTCGGAGATTCGTCTGCGTCCCTTCGACGAGGTGAGGTCCAACTATTATTTCCGTTTCACCGCTGTAGATCGGCCCGGGGTCCTCTCCAAGATATCCGGCATTCTCGGTGAACGGAATATCAGCATCTCCACCGTGATTCAGAAGGGCAGGACAAAAGAAGGCGCCGTGCCGGTTGTCATGACGACTTACAAGGCGCGGGAGCGAGATGTCCGCGAAGCCCTGCAGGCAATTGACCGGCTGGATGTCGTCCTGGACAAGACCGTACTGATTCGCGTGGAGGACGATGAACTGTGA
- a CDS encoding phosphoribosylformylglycinamidine cyclo-ligase, which yields MEEKTTYSSAGVDIGRGNAFVEKIRQMVKSTSRKEVMGNIGGFGGFFHLDTQKIKDPILVSSTDGVGTKLKIAQMMNRHNTVGIDLVAMSVNDVVVSGAEPLFFLDYIATGKISMDINVQIVEGIVRGCTEAGCALLGGETAEMPGFYKDDEYDLAGFCVGVAEADRLIDGSEIRVGDQIIGIASSGLHSNGYSLVRKVIFEKAKLTVDSVVDELRGPIGEELLKPTSIYVKSILNLLKSFAIGGIVHITGGGFLDNIPRVIPKPCMAIIDRGSWEIPPIFSVLQRLGNIDETEMFQVFNMGIGMVLVVPEKETEEILEHLVHLDERAYVIGYVDKREEEDPMVVFSDNP from the coding sequence ATGGAAGAAAAAACCACCTACAGCAGTGCCGGTGTGGACATCGGACGTGGTAATGCCTTTGTCGAGAAAATCAGGCAGATGGTCAAATCCACATCCCGCAAGGAAGTCATGGGGAATATCGGCGGCTTCGGTGGTTTCTTTCACCTTGACACCCAGAAAATCAAGGATCCGATCCTCGTCTCCTCAACCGATGGCGTCGGAACCAAGCTGAAAATCGCCCAGATGATGAACAGGCATAACACCGTCGGCATCGATTTGGTGGCCATGTCGGTAAACGACGTGGTCGTCAGCGGAGCCGAACCGCTGTTTTTCCTGGATTACATCGCCACGGGCAAAATCAGCATGGATATAAACGTTCAGATCGTCGAAGGTATCGTCAGGGGTTGTACGGAAGCGGGTTGCGCGCTCCTCGGCGGGGAAACGGCCGAAATGCCGGGTTTCTACAAGGATGACGAATACGATCTGGCCGGTTTTTGTGTAGGCGTGGCCGAAGCGGACCGCCTGATCGACGGTTCGGAAATCCGCGTGGGAGACCAGATCATCGGCATCGCCTCCAGCGGTCTCCACAGTAACGGTTATTCTCTGGTCCGAAAGGTCATCTTTGAAAAAGCGAAGCTGACTGTCGATTCGGTGGTGGACGAACTGCGAGGCCCAATCGGCGAAGAATTGCTCAAACCCACGAGCATATACGTAAAATCCATTTTGAATCTCTTGAAGAGCTTCGCCATCGGGGGAATCGTTCATATAACCGGCGGCGGTTTCTTAGACAACATTCCCCGGGTTATCCCGAAACCCTGCATGGCCATCATTGACCGTGGCTCCTGGGAGATTCCACCGATCTTCTCCGTCCTGCAGCGCCTTGGCAACATTGACGAAACGGAAATGTTCCAGGTTTTCAATATGGGAATCGGTATGGTCCTGGTCGTTCCTGAAAAGGAAACCGAGGAAATTCTGGAGCATCTGGTGCATTTGGATGAACGCGCCTATGTGATCGGCTACGTGGACAAACGGGAGGAGGAAGATCCGATGGTTGTCTTCAGTGACAACCCCTGA
- the pal gene encoding peptidoglycan-associated lipoprotein Pal — MKNVMRNVFIMIVTLTVAMFFLGCAKEPIVKQDVPQPEKPVVAEPVQPDTGPLARVSEAVPDEGMPSQKTGAEGLGYFKVGDYIFYDVRFDFDRYSLRPEDREALTRHARWFKDHPDYSVLIEGHCDERGTQEYNLALGERRADAVRKYLSDLGVSAGKMRTVSYGKEMPLDGSGTEEAFAKNRRAHFVVTPDK; from the coding sequence ATGAAAAATGTCATGCGTAACGTTTTCATAATGATCGTGACCTTGACGGTAGCCATGTTTTTTCTGGGTTGCGCCAAGGAACCGATCGTCAAGCAGGATGTTCCGCAACCGGAAAAACCGGTTGTAGCCGAGCCCGTACAACCCGATACGGGGCCGCTTGCCAGGGTCAGTGAGGCCGTGCCCGACGAGGGGATGCCCTCACAAAAAACCGGCGCCGAGGGTTTGGGTTATTTCAAGGTGGGGGATTATATTTTTTATGATGTACGCTTTGATTTTGACCGGTATTCGCTGCGACCCGAAGACCGGGAAGCCCTAACCCGTCATGCAAGGTGGTTCAAGGATCACCCGGATTATTCGGTTCTGATCGAAGGACACTGTGACGAGAGGGGCACGCAAGAATATAATCTCGCACTGGGGGAACGCAGAGCGGATGCGGTTCGAAAGTATCTGAGCGATTTGGGCGTTTCGGCGGGAAAAATGAGGACGGTCAGCTATGGGAAGGAAATGCCCCTCGATGGTTCGGGGACGGAAGAGGCCTTTGCGAAGAACCGACGAGCCCATTTTGTTGTAACCCCCGATAAATAA
- a CDS encoding acyl-CoA thioesterase: MKRNQTRIRVIYADTDAMGIVYHTNYIKWFEIGRNELFREMDMPYAWIEQQGYGMPLTEVFAHYLYPAEYDQLLWVETGIGFVKRASLRFDYVIWDEPRERMLVEGHTVHAFVDRGRRIVRIPPLILDRIRKTEETGETYGG, encoded by the coding sequence TTGAAGCGTAACCAGACAAGAATCCGTGTCATTTACGCGGACACCGATGCCATGGGGATCGTTTACCACACGAATTATATTAAATGGTTTGAAATCGGTCGCAATGAACTCTTTCGGGAGATGGACATGCCTTATGCCTGGATTGAACAGCAGGGTTACGGTATGCCCTTGACGGAGGTTTTTGCCCATTATCTGTACCCGGCTGAGTACGACCAGTTGCTGTGGGTGGAAACGGGAATCGGCTTTGTGAAACGGGCCAGCCTCCGGTTTGACTATGTGATATGGGATGAGCCCCGGGAAAGGATGCTGGTGGAGGGACACACGGTCCATGCTTTTGTTGATCGGGGACGGAGGATTGTCAGAATCCCCCCCCTCATTTTGGACCGGATCAGAAAAACGGAAGAAACGGGAGAAACATATGGCGGATAA